Proteins from a genomic interval of Papaver somniferum cultivar HN1 chromosome 4, ASM357369v1, whole genome shotgun sequence:
- the LOC113272575 gene encoding glutamic acid-rich protein-like, with the protein MTSSSRSDYDYYYSSSSSSEEYSKTYAFKARAKMVQSSKNAKKVMNGIHLDHSKVTHDNFLKRKAEDEMLDDYRQERERFQRRKFTAEEKLRSRADGVASDSDASEDEPVEIERLVEAELEAEREKEEYWDMMYIDPDERLDFINGPNSDSEGESDEDSSKDNNDDESDNSDKSDDESDASDD; encoded by the exons ATGACTTCCAGCAGtcgcagtgattatgattattacTACTCTTCTAGCTCCTCCTCTGAAGAGTATTCCAAGACTTATGCATTCAAAGCTCGTGCCAAGATGGTACAATCATCGAAGAATGCTAAGAAAGTTATGAATGGTATACACCTCGATCACTCGAAAGTTACTCATGATAACTTCTTGAAGAGAAAGGCTGAGGACGAGATGTTAGATGATTATCGACAAGAGAGGGAACGGTTCCAGCGCAGGAAGTTTACAGCTGAGGAGAAACTTAGATCTCGTGCTGACGGTGTAGCTTCGGATTCAGATGCTTCAGAAGACGAACCCGT GGAGATTGAGCGATTGGTTGAAGCTGAACTCGAAGCTGAGCGTGAAAAAGAAGAGTACTGGGATATGATGTACATCGATCCTGATGAGAGACTAGACTTCATCAATGGTCCTAACAGTGACTCTGAGGGAGAATCTGACGAGGACTCTTCGAAAGACAATAATGATGACGAATCTGATAATTCTGACAAATCTGATGACGAATCCGATGCATCTGATGATTAG